A stretch of Microbulbifer sp. SAOS-129_SWC DNA encodes these proteins:
- the thiL gene encoding thiamine-phosphate kinase, which yields MPGPGEFDIIRDYFSGAPQGEGVVLGIGDDCALLQPPAGELLATSVDTLVADRHFPATGDPALIASRALRVNLSDLAAMNARPLWFTLALTLPHSNADWLQRFARGLLDCARAYDVSLVGGDTNKGPLSITVQVTGTTAAPLRRAGAGSGDAIYVSGPLGAAAAALPVILGRRQVGDSDLRQALAAYYEPLPQLHTAAAIGAIASSAVDISDGLLADLGHICRASGVSAEVQMEALPVAPLARALAGEQALELAATGGDDYQLCFTVPAHRVAELEALNLGATRIGRIVEGEGRVDARLNGESWSAASAGYQHF from the coding sequence ATGCCCGGCCCCGGCGAGTTCGACATTATCCGCGACTATTTCAGCGGCGCGCCGCAGGGCGAGGGCGTGGTACTCGGTATCGGCGACGACTGCGCACTGCTGCAGCCGCCCGCCGGCGAACTGCTCGCCACCAGTGTCGACACCCTGGTAGCCGACCGCCACTTCCCGGCCACTGGCGATCCCGCGCTGATCGCCAGTCGCGCGCTGCGGGTCAACCTCAGCGACCTGGCGGCAATGAACGCGCGGCCGCTGTGGTTTACCCTGGCGCTGACACTGCCGCACAGCAACGCAGACTGGCTGCAGCGGTTTGCCCGCGGCCTGCTGGATTGCGCGCGCGCCTACGACGTGTCGCTGGTGGGCGGTGATACCAACAAAGGGCCGCTGTCGATCACCGTACAGGTGACCGGCACTACCGCCGCACCGCTGCGCCGTGCCGGCGCCGGCAGTGGCGACGCCATCTATGTCAGCGGCCCGCTGGGTGCGGCGGCAGCTGCGCTGCCGGTTATTCTCGGCCGGCGCCAGGTCGGTGACAGTGACCTGCGCCAGGCGCTGGCCGCCTACTACGAGCCGCTGCCACAACTGCACACCGCCGCCGCCATCGGCGCCATCGCCTCCAGCGCGGTGGATATTTCCGACGGCCTGCTGGCGGATCTCGGTCATATCTGCCGTGCCAGCGGCGTCTCGGCCGAGGTACAGATGGAAGCGCTGCCGGTGGCGCCCCTGGCCCGCGCCCTCGCCGGCGAACAGGCTCTGGAACTGGCGGCCACCGGCGGTGACGATTACCAGCTGTGTTTTACCGTGCCGGCACACAGGGTCGCCGAACTGGAGGCGCTGAATCTGGGTGCGACACGGATCGGCCGCATTGTGGAAGGGGAAGGGCGGGTCGACGCCCGACTTAACGGCGAAAGCTGGAGCGCCGCCAGCGCCGGATACCAGCATTTTTGA
- the ribE gene encoding 6,7-dimethyl-8-ribityllumazine synthase, which produces MSNINVIEGDFIDNKGKYALLVSRWNSFVVESLKDGALDTLRRKGIKDEDITIYYAPGAFEFPLAAQKLAESKKFDAIIALGAVIRGGTPHFEYVAGECTKGLAQVSLNSGVPVTFGVLTVDSIEQAIERSGTKAGNKGCEAAETALEMVSLLGKI; this is translated from the coding sequence ATGAGCAACATCAACGTAATCGAAGGCGATTTCATCGACAACAAAGGCAAGTACGCGCTGCTGGTCAGCCGCTGGAACAGCTTTGTCGTCGAGAGCCTGAAAGACGGCGCGCTGGACACCCTGCGCCGCAAGGGTATCAAGGACGAAGACATCACCATTTACTACGCCCCGGGTGCGTTTGAATTTCCGCTGGCGGCCCAGAAGCTGGCCGAGAGCAAAAAGTTCGATGCCATCATCGCCCTCGGCGCGGTGATCCGCGGCGGCACGCCGCACTTCGAATACGTCGCCGGCGAGTGCACCAAGGGCCTCGCCCAGGTATCGCTGAACAGCGGTGTGCCGGTGACCTTCGGCGTACTCACCGTGGACTCCATAGAGCAGGCCATCGAGCGCTCCGGCACCAAGGCCGGCAACAAGGGCTGCGAAGCGGCGGAAACCGCGCTGGAGATGGTTTCTCTGCTCGGCAAGATTTAG
- the ribBA gene encoding bifunctional 3,4-dihydroxy-2-butanone-4-phosphate synthase/GTP cyclohydrolase II: protein MELNTVEELIDDIRQGKMVILMDDEDRENEGDLVMAAEQVRAEDINFMATHARGLICMPMSRERCEQLELPLMSRDNGAQFSTNFTVSIEAAEGVTTGISAADRARTVRAAVARNAKSSDIVQPGHIFPIMAQAGGVLSRAGHTEASCDLSRLAGFEQAAVIVEIMNEDGTMARRPDLEKFAKEHKLKIGTIADLINYRALNEKTVECTNERQVHTEFGEFKLRTYLDKARRERHFAFVKGQPTPEEPTLVRVHVGNTLRDVLTIRRGDEQFTPWTFRRAMQRVAEEGKGVVVLICHNETTEEIEESIDWLISGKQQRPSQDLVYKQVGTGSQILRDLKVRKMRLMSAPFRFSAISGFDLEVEEYLNADGD from the coding sequence ATGGAACTCAATACGGTTGAAGAACTGATCGACGATATCCGCCAGGGCAAAATGGTGATCCTGATGGATGACGAGGACCGCGAGAACGAGGGCGACCTGGTGATGGCGGCGGAGCAGGTGCGCGCCGAAGACATCAACTTCATGGCCACCCACGCCCGCGGCCTGATCTGTATGCCCATGAGCCGCGAGCGCTGCGAGCAGCTCGAGCTGCCGCTGATGTCCCGCGACAACGGCGCCCAGTTCAGTACCAACTTCACTGTCTCCATCGAAGCCGCCGAGGGCGTGACTACCGGCATCTCCGCTGCCGACCGCGCGCGCACCGTGCGCGCCGCCGTGGCCCGCAATGCCAAGTCCAGCGATATCGTGCAGCCCGGCCACATTTTCCCGATCATGGCCCAGGCCGGCGGCGTACTGAGCCGCGCCGGTCACACCGAAGCCAGCTGCGACCTGTCGCGCCTGGCCGGTTTCGAGCAGGCCGCGGTAATCGTCGAGATCATGAATGAAGACGGCACCATGGCGCGCCGCCCCGACCTGGAAAAGTTCGCCAAGGAACACAAGTTGAAGATCGGCACCATCGCCGACCTGATCAACTACCGCGCGCTGAACGAGAAAACCGTCGAGTGCACCAACGAACGCCAGGTGCACACCGAGTTCGGCGAATTCAAGCTGCGCACCTACCTGGACAAGGCCCGTCGCGAACGCCATTTCGCCTTCGTCAAAGGCCAGCCCACGCCGGAAGAGCCGACACTGGTGCGTGTGCACGTGGGCAATACCCTGCGCGACGTGCTGACCATTCGCCGCGGCGACGAACAGTTCACCCCCTGGACCTTCCGCCGTGCGATGCAGCGTGTGGCCGAGGAAGGTAAGGGCGTGGTCGTACTGATTTGCCACAACGAAACCACCGAAGAGATCGAAGAGAGCATCGACTGGCTGATCAGTGGCAAGCAGCAGCGCCCCAGCCAGGATCTGGTGTACAAGCAGGTGGGTACCGGCTCGCAGATTCTGCGCGATCTGAAGGTGCGCAAAATGCGCCTGATGAGTGCGCCGTTCCGCTTCAGCGCCATTTCCGGTTTCGACCTGGAAGTGGAAGAGTACCTGAACGCCGACGGCGATTAA
- the nrdR gene encoding transcriptional regulator NrdR, with the protein MHCPFCSADETKVVDSRLVAEGDQVRRRRECLECHERFTTFETAELLLPRVIKQNGQREPFNEDKLRAGMQRAVEKRPVSTERVESAVSQIKHALQAAGERELPARAIGELVMEQLRELDKVAYVRFASVYRRFEDVSEFSEEIERLTSKRPETP; encoded by the coding sequence ATGCACTGTCCTTTCTGCAGCGCGGACGAAACCAAGGTCGTCGATTCCCGCCTGGTGGCGGAGGGCGACCAGGTGCGTCGCCGGCGCGAGTGCCTTGAGTGCCACGAGCGCTTTACCACCTTCGAAACCGCCGAGCTGCTGCTGCCGCGGGTCATCAAGCAGAACGGCCAGCGCGAACCCTTCAATGAAGACAAGCTGCGCGCCGGAATGCAGCGCGCGGTAGAGAAACGCCCGGTCAGCACCGAACGGGTGGAGTCCGCCGTGTCCCAGATCAAGCACGCCCTGCAGGCCGCCGGCGAACGCGAGTTGCCCGCCCGCGCCATCGGCGAGCTGGTGATGGAGCAGCTGCGCGAGCTGGACAAGGTGGCCTATGTGCGCTTCGCCTCGGTCTACCGCCGCTTCGAGGATGTCAGCGAGTTCAGCGAAGAGATCGAGCGCCTGACCAGCAAGCGTCCGGAGACGCCCTGA
- the pulA gene encoding pullulanase-type alpha-1,6-glucosidase — protein MRSMRSSAAHPRASLLFTSLLLAVHLPVHASDTPDPSTVNIPGTIQSQIGCSGDWQPDCAASQLAHDSDDDKWSGTFYIPAGSWEYKAALNNRWDENYGLGGWRNGANIALNLSSGRNVTFIYDHQSHWIADSANSTIATAAGNFQAALGCPGDWQPDCLRSWMQDADGDGIYTFITRAIPAGSYEFKVALNQGWSESYGEYGNNVPFTVANDDDEIYFAFDAASKKVTVSTDGVPHGDLSMEQAQWLDTDTLAWNISLHDGDTVKLHYSADADLQLGADGVSGDGEILLQPAGNLPADLQQKFPHLAGYTALQLPAGAPPLAELVKRQLALAVYDRDGKVRDATGIQLAGTLDDRFAYSGKLGAQVQRNGIHFGLWAPTARSVKLHLYSDAAHTTADTVVPMQFDAASGVWGADVGKDWDRKYYRYEVEVYSPFTQRIETNLVTDPYSLGLSINSGKSQIVNLDDADLKPRGWNHLHKPRLDNPEDISLYELHVRDFSIADKSVPQDERGTFAAFAERDSNGMRHLAKLARAGLTHVHLLPAFDFATVNEDRSQQAQTPDLSVYAADSSEQQAAVDAVRDRDGFNWGYDPLHYTVPEGSYSTDANGVERIREFRDMVQGLSRAGLRVVMDVVYNHTSSYGQYENSILDKIVPGYYHRRNADGGIEMSSCCANTASEHAMMEKLMLDSLRTWATAYKVDGFRFDLMGHHSRDNLLHAQSMLHALTPQRDGVDGRAIYLYGEGWNFGEVADDARFVQARQANMAGTGIGTFNDRLRDSVRGGNPFGGYEEQGFGNGLFTDSNGKFGGNDERATLLTLADKVRVSLAGNLADYPLTDSHGNAITGAQLIYNGQATGYTGDPQESINYIAAHDNETLFDAIQLKAHSTASVDERARMQAFSNSLVLFAQGIPFIHAGQDFLRSKSMDRDSYNSGDWFNALDFSLRTGNWGKGLPVADKNEDSWWIMQPLLANPALSPQENQREWTAALFREQLAIRNSSPLFRLTDASAVGQHLSFLNTGPEQVPGLIAMQLQDESGNIDRRYQRVVVLFNGDDDTVQFTSDALRGLHLQQHPLQRHSADTRLHDVQFDRDSGSFTLPGRTTAVFVERRRGHNNI, from the coding sequence ATGCGATCGATGAGATCCTCGGCCGCGCATCCGCGTGCCAGTCTTTTATTTACCAGCCTGTTACTGGCCGTACACCTGCCGGTGCACGCCAGTGATACGCCCGACCCGTCCACCGTCAATATTCCCGGTACCATTCAGAGCCAGATCGGCTGCTCCGGAGACTGGCAGCCGGACTGCGCCGCCAGCCAGCTCGCTCACGACAGCGACGACGACAAGTGGAGCGGCACTTTTTATATTCCCGCCGGCAGCTGGGAATACAAAGCCGCACTCAACAACCGCTGGGACGAAAATTACGGCCTGGGCGGTTGGCGCAACGGTGCCAATATTGCGCTGAACCTGAGCAGCGGCCGCAACGTGACGTTTATCTATGACCACCAGAGCCACTGGATTGCCGACAGCGCCAACAGCACCATCGCCACCGCGGCCGGTAATTTCCAGGCCGCGCTCGGTTGCCCCGGCGACTGGCAACCGGATTGCCTGCGCAGCTGGATGCAGGACGCCGACGGCGACGGCATCTACACCTTTATCACCCGCGCGATTCCCGCCGGCAGCTACGAATTCAAGGTGGCGCTGAATCAGGGCTGGAGCGAAAGCTACGGTGAATACGGGAACAACGTGCCGTTTACCGTGGCCAATGACGACGACGAGATCTACTTCGCCTTCGACGCCGCCAGCAAAAAGGTCACCGTCAGCACGGACGGTGTACCCCACGGCGATCTGAGCATGGAACAGGCCCAGTGGCTCGACACTGACACCCTGGCCTGGAATATTTCCCTGCATGACGGCGACACGGTGAAACTGCATTACAGCGCCGACGCCGACCTGCAATTGGGTGCCGACGGCGTCAGCGGTGACGGCGAGATCCTACTGCAGCCCGCCGGCAACCTGCCCGCGGACCTGCAACAGAAATTCCCGCACCTGGCCGGCTACACCGCGCTGCAACTGCCGGCCGGTGCGCCGCCACTGGCCGAGCTGGTCAAACGGCAGCTGGCGCTGGCGGTGTACGACCGCGACGGCAAGGTGCGCGATGCCACCGGCATCCAGCTGGCCGGCACCCTCGACGACCGCTTTGCCTACAGTGGCAAACTCGGCGCACAGGTGCAACGCAACGGTATTCACTTCGGCCTGTGGGCACCCACCGCGCGCTCGGTAAAACTGCATCTGTACAGCGATGCGGCCCACACCACGGCGGATACGGTGGTGCCGATGCAGTTCGACGCCGCAAGCGGCGTCTGGGGCGCGGATGTGGGCAAAGACTGGGACCGCAAATACTACCGCTACGAGGTTGAGGTCTACTCTCCCTTCACCCAACGTATCGAAACCAACCTGGTCACCGATCCCTATTCCCTCGGCCTGTCCATCAACAGCGGCAAGAGCCAGATCGTCAATCTCGACGATGCCGACCTGAAACCGCGCGGCTGGAATCACCTGCACAAGCCGCGCCTGGACAATCCGGAAGATATCTCGCTGTACGAACTGCACGTGCGCGACTTCAGCATCGCCGACAAATCGGTACCGCAAGACGAACGCGGTACCTTCGCCGCATTCGCAGAACGCGACAGCAACGGCATGCGCCACCTGGCAAAACTCGCACGCGCCGGCCTGACCCATGTGCACCTGCTGCCGGCGTTCGATTTTGCCACCGTCAACGAAGACCGGAGCCAGCAGGCGCAGACCCCGGATCTGTCCGTGTACGCCGCGGACAGCAGCGAACAGCAGGCCGCCGTGGACGCGGTGCGCGACCGCGACGGTTTCAACTGGGGCTACGACCCGCTGCACTACACGGTACCCGAGGGCAGCTACAGCACCGATGCCAACGGCGTCGAGCGCATCCGCGAATTCCGCGATATGGTGCAGGGGCTGTCGCGTGCCGGTCTGCGCGTGGTCATGGACGTGGTTTACAACCACACCAGCTCCTACGGCCAGTACGAAAACTCCATCCTCGACAAGATCGTGCCCGGCTACTACCACCGTCGCAATGCCGACGGCGGTATCGAGATGAGCAGCTGCTGCGCCAACACCGCCAGCGAACACGCGATGATGGAAAAGCTGATGCTCGACTCGCTGCGCACCTGGGCCACGGCCTACAAGGTAGACGGCTTCCGCTTCGACCTGATGGGCCACCACAGCCGCGACAACCTGTTGCATGCACAGAGCATGCTGCACGCGCTGACACCGCAGCGCGACGGCGTCGACGGCCGCGCGATCTACCTGTACGGCGAGGGCTGGAATTTCGGCGAGGTCGCCGACGACGCGCGCTTCGTGCAGGCGCGCCAGGCCAATATGGCCGGCACCGGAATCGGCACCTTCAACGACCGCCTGCGCGACAGCGTGCGCGGCGGCAACCCGTTCGGCGGTTACGAGGAACAGGGTTTCGGCAACGGCCTGTTTACCGACAGCAACGGCAAGTTCGGAGGAAATGACGAGCGCGCGACACTGCTGACCCTGGCGGACAAGGTGCGCGTGTCGCTGGCCGGTAACCTGGCAGACTACCCGCTGACCGATTCCCACGGCAACGCCATCACCGGCGCCCAGCTGATCTACAACGGCCAGGCCACCGGCTACACCGGCGACCCGCAGGAGTCGATCAACTATATCGCTGCGCACGACAACGAAACCCTGTTCGACGCCATCCAGCTAAAGGCCCACAGTACCGCCTCCGTCGACGAGCGTGCGCGCATGCAGGCGTTCAGCAACTCGCTGGTGCTCTTCGCGCAGGGCATCCCGTTCATCCACGCCGGGCAGGATTTCCTGCGCTCCAAATCCATGGACCGCGACAGCTACAATTCCGGCGACTGGTTCAACGCGCTGGATTTCAGCCTGCGCACCGGCAACTGGGGTAAAGGCCTGCCGGTAGCCGACAAGAATGAGGACAGCTGGTGGATCATGCAGCCGCTACTGGCGAACCCCGCGCTGTCGCCGCAAGAAAACCAGCGCGAATGGACCGCGGCGCTGTTCCGCGAACAGCTGGCGATCCGCAACAGCTCGCCGCTGTTCCGCCTGACCGACGCGAGCGCTGTCGGGCAGCACCTGAGTTTTCTCAACACCGGTCCGGAGCAGGTGCCGGGGCTGATTGCGATGCAGCTGCAGGACGAAAGCGGCAATATCGACCGTCGCTATCAACGCGTCGTTGTACTGTTCAACGGTGACGACGACACAGTTCAGTTCACTAGCGACGCTCTGCGCGGTTTGCATCTGCAGCAACACCCGCTGCAGCGCCACTCCGCCGATACACGCCTGCACGATGTACAGTTCGATCGCGACAGCGGCAGCTTCACCCTGCCCGGCCGCACCACCGCAGTCTTCGTGGAGCGCCGTCGCGGGCACAATAATATTTAA
- a CDS encoding TIGR02281 family clan AA aspartic protease produces MKRILPIALLCLLPLAAAAQQVQLKGLFGQSAMLQVDGHQRLLKSGQKSPEGVVLLEVTTEYARVRVDGREQKLTLDAPVATNYQRSQRAEVRLMPDNLGHYSTSAWVNGRRVSMMVDTGATAIAFNYPTARRLGLNLDRAQRIRVSTANGVTSAYQLTLGSVTIGGIKLHNVVATVHANDFPQITLLGNSFLSRVDMEKQRGVLILRARN; encoded by the coding sequence ATGAAGCGGATACTTCCAATTGCACTGTTGTGTCTGTTGCCACTGGCGGCCGCCGCGCAGCAGGTGCAGCTGAAAGGACTGTTCGGGCAGAGCGCGATGCTGCAGGTGGACGGCCACCAGCGCCTGTTGAAGAGCGGGCAGAAATCGCCGGAAGGTGTGGTGTTGCTGGAAGTCACCACCGAGTATGCGCGCGTGCGCGTGGACGGCCGCGAGCAGAAGCTGACCCTCGACGCACCGGTGGCCACCAATTACCAGCGCAGCCAGCGCGCCGAGGTGCGCCTGATGCCGGACAATCTGGGCCATTACAGCACCAGCGCCTGGGTCAACGGCCGCCGCGTGTCGATGATGGTCGATACCGGGGCTACCGCAATCGCCTTCAACTACCCCACGGCACGCCGCCTGGGCCTGAACCTGGATCGGGCGCAGCGCATTCGGGTGTCCACAGCCAATGGCGTCACCAGTGCCTACCAGCTGACACTGGGCAGTGTCACCATCGGCGGGATCAAGCTGCACAATGTGGTGGCGACCGTCCACGCAAACGATTTTCCGCAGATCACCCTGCTGGGCAACAGTTTCCTGAGCCGGGTGGATATGGAGAAACAGCGCGGCGTGCTGATCCTGCGCGCGCGCAATTGA
- a CDS encoding phosphatidylglycerophosphatase A, with protein sequence MKQPAFSDLLRSPTMLLAFGFGSGLAPKAPGTFGTIAAIPFWWLLQWLPPAQYLAVVIVSALVGCYLCGAASKKLGVHDHGGIVWDEFVGYWLTMFMAPAGWGWALYGFVLFRLFDITKPQPISWADRKVHGGTGIMLDDILAAVYAALVLQLTAHWIG encoded by the coding sequence ATGAAACAACCCGCTTTTTCCGACCTGTTGCGCAGCCCCACCATGCTGCTCGCCTTCGGTTTCGGCTCCGGCCTGGCGCCGAAGGCGCCGGGCACCTTCGGTACCATCGCCGCGATCCCGTTCTGGTGGCTGCTGCAGTGGCTGCCGCCGGCCCAGTATCTAGCGGTGGTCATTGTCAGCGCACTGGTGGGTTGCTACCTGTGCGGCGCAGCGTCGAAAAAGCTCGGCGTACACGACCACGGCGGTATCGTGTGGGACGAGTTCGTAGGCTACTGGCTCACCATGTTCATGGCCCCGGCGGGCTGGGGCTGGGCGCTGTACGGCTTTGTGCTGTTCCGCCTGTTCGATATCACCAAGCCACAGCCGATCAGCTGGGCTGACCGGAAAGTACACGGTGGTACCGGAATTATGCTCGACGATATACTGGCAGCAGTATATGCGGCGCTGGTCCTGCAGCTGACCGCCCACTGGATCGGATAG
- the ribD gene encoding bifunctional diaminohydroxyphosphoribosylaminopyrimidine deaminase/5-amino-6-(5-phosphoribosylamino)uracil reductase RibD: protein MQTPQALMARAVQLAERGLYTTMPNPRVGCVIVDSDGAIAGEGWHRRAGLPHAEIEALNAAGARARGATVYVTLEPCSHTGRTGPCADALIQAGVGKVVYGMQDPNPSVSGDGLRKLKDAGIEVEGPLLEVQCRALNPGFIKRMTLGLPLVRSKSAMSLDGRTAMASGESKWVTGPAARADVQRLRARSCAVITGVETVRFDNPNLNVRADEMALELLAAEDAAGVQPLRVIVDSKLRTPSKAFILQGDAPTLVVTTEAADAARRERLEKAGAEVVALADDGNGHVDLLALLQELARRQCNEVLVESGATLSGEFLYRGHIDELIVYVAPKLLGSTARPLFELPIARMGSMLPVTITDMRAVGHDWRITATTDIER, encoded by the coding sequence ATGCAGACTCCCCAGGCCCTGATGGCGCGCGCGGTCCAGCTGGCCGAGCGCGGCCTCTACACCACCATGCCCAACCCCCGTGTCGGCTGTGTGATAGTTGATAGCGACGGCGCAATCGCCGGCGAGGGCTGGCACCGCCGCGCCGGTTTGCCCCACGCCGAGATCGAAGCCCTGAACGCCGCCGGCGCGCGCGCCCGCGGCGCCACTGTCTATGTGACCCTGGAACCGTGCAGCCATACCGGCCGCACCGGCCCCTGCGCCGACGCACTGATTCAGGCCGGCGTGGGCAAAGTGGTCTACGGTATGCAGGATCCGAACCCATCGGTCAGCGGCGATGGCCTGCGCAAACTGAAAGACGCCGGCATCGAAGTCGAGGGCCCGCTGCTGGAAGTGCAGTGCCGCGCGCTCAACCCGGGCTTTATCAAGCGCATGACGCTGGGCCTGCCGCTGGTGCGCAGCAAGTCGGCGATGAGCCTCGACGGCCGCACCGCCATGGCCAGCGGCGAATCCAAATGGGTCACCGGCCCCGCCGCGCGCGCCGATGTGCAGCGCCTGCGCGCGCGCAGCTGCGCGGTGATCACCGGCGTGGAAACGGTGCGCTTCGACAACCCCAACCTGAATGTGCGCGCCGACGAAATGGCGCTGGAACTGCTCGCCGCCGAGGACGCTGCCGGCGTGCAGCCGCTGCGCGTAATTGTTGACAGCAAACTGCGCACACCGTCGAAAGCCTTTATTTTGCAGGGGGACGCCCCCACATTGGTGGTCACGACCGAAGCTGCAGACGCCGCCCGGCGCGAGCGCCTGGAAAAAGCCGGCGCCGAGGTGGTTGCGCTGGCCGACGACGGTAACGGCCACGTCGACCTGCTGGCACTGCTGCAGGAGCTGGCCCGGCGCCAGTGCAACGAGGTGCTGGTGGAGAGCGGCGCGACCCTGTCCGGCGAGTTCCTCTACCGCGGCCATATCGACGAACTGATCGTCTATGTGGCGCCGAAACTGCTGGGCAGCACTGCGCGGCCGCTGTTCGAGCTGCCGATCGCACGCATGGGCTCAATGCTGCCGGTCACCATCACCGACATGCGCGCCGTCGGCCACGACTGGCGCATCACTGCCACGACGGATATCGAGAGATAG
- the nusB gene encoding transcription antitermination factor NusB, producing MTVTASARRKARHYAMQALYQWQMAGASLNAIEAEFHADNDMSKTDVPYFRDLFHGVAKNLDEIEDAYATHLDRNVDELDPVSRALLRMATYELKNRIDVPYKVVINEAVALAKKFGPTDAFKYINGILDKTAADLRAAEVTADRK from the coding sequence ATGACAGTAACCGCATCCGCACGCCGCAAGGCGCGCCACTACGCCATGCAGGCGCTCTATCAATGGCAGATGGCCGGCGCCAGCCTCAATGCGATCGAGGCCGAGTTCCACGCCGACAATGACATGAGCAAAACAGACGTGCCGTATTTTCGCGATCTGTTTCATGGCGTGGCCAAGAATCTCGACGAGATCGAAGACGCCTACGCCACGCACCTTGACCGCAACGTCGACGAGCTGGACCCGGTGTCCCGCGCGCTGCTGCGCATGGCCACTTACGAGCTGAAAAACCGTATTGATGTCCCCTACAAGGTCGTGATCAACGAAGCAGTGGCGCTGGCGAAGAAGTTCGGTCCCACCGACGCGTTTAAATATATCAACGGCATCCTCGACAAGACCGCCGCCGACCTGCGTGCGGCCGAAGTGACCGCCGACCGGAAATAA
- a CDS encoding riboflavin synthase, with the protein MFTGIIEAVGEIAELKPQGGDLRVRIRSGKLDLADVQLGDSIATNGVCLTVVDLPGDGYWADVSAETLGVTTVGNWSKGGRVNLEKALTPQTRLGGHIVSGHVDGIGEVVWRKQEARAERFRLRAPAGLAKYIAHKGSITVDGTSLTVNAVDGAEFELTIVPHTLQETIMGGYAAGTRVNLEVDLIARYLERLLQGDKAAEPNSDGLTAEFLAQHGFYKG; encoded by the coding sequence ATGTTTACCGGAATCATCGAAGCCGTCGGCGAGATCGCCGAACTGAAGCCGCAGGGCGGCGACCTGCGCGTGCGGATCAGAAGCGGCAAGCTGGACCTGGCCGACGTGCAGCTGGGCGACAGCATCGCCACCAACGGTGTCTGCCTGACCGTGGTGGACCTGCCCGGCGACGGCTACTGGGCCGATGTGTCCGCCGAGACCCTCGGTGTGACCACCGTCGGCAACTGGAGCAAGGGCGGCCGCGTCAACCTGGAGAAGGCGCTGACCCCGCAGACCCGCCTCGGCGGCCATATTGTCAGTGGCCACGTGGACGGGATCGGCGAGGTCGTATGGCGCAAGCAGGAAGCCCGCGCCGAGCGCTTCCGCCTGCGCGCGCCGGCGGGGCTGGCCAAGTACATCGCCCACAAGGGCTCGATCACCGTCGACGGCACCAGCCTGACGGTCAACGCCGTGGACGGCGCCGAGTTTGAGTTGACCATCGTGCCGCACACGCTGCAGGAAACGATTATGGGCGGCTACGCCGCCGGAACCCGGGTCAACCTGGAGGTGGACCTGATTGCCCGCTACCTGGAGCGCCTGCTTCAGGGCGACAAGGCCGCCGAGCCGAACAGCGACGGGCTGACAGCGGAATTCCTGGCGCAGCACGGGTTTTACAAGGGTTAA
- the ribA gene encoding GTP cyclohydrolase II, with translation MTIRYVESSKLPTPWGMFAMHGFEEVETGKEHVVLTMGDMDTDEPVLARIHSECLTGDALFSLRCDCGAQLQHAMHRISVEGRGAIFYLRQEGRGIGLLNKIRAYHLQDCGADTVEANEQLGFGADMRDYSVLKAMVDHLHIKSVRLMTNNPRKVDALEGLGITVTERLPHQTGRNPHNVKYLSTKKGKLGHLFEDEDEQE, from the coding sequence TTGACCATTCGCTACGTGGAATCCTCCAAACTGCCCACTCCTTGGGGCATGTTTGCGATGCACGGTTTCGAGGAAGTGGAAACCGGTAAAGAGCATGTGGTGCTGACCATGGGAGATATGGACACCGACGAACCGGTGCTGGCCCGCATCCACTCCGAGTGCCTGACCGGCGATGCGCTCTTTTCGCTGCGCTGCGATTGCGGCGCGCAACTGCAGCACGCGATGCATCGCATTTCGGTAGAAGGCCGCGGTGCCATTTTCTATTTGCGCCAGGAGGGGCGTGGTATCGGTCTGCTGAACAAGATCCGCGCTTACCACCTGCAAGACTGTGGTGCGGATACCGTGGAGGCCAATGAGCAGCTGGGCTTCGGTGCCGACATGCGCGACTATTCGGTCCTGAAGGCGATGGTCGATCACCTGCATATCAAATCGGTGCGCCTGATGACCAACAACCCGCGCAAGGTCGATGCGCTGGAAGGCCTGGGAATCACAGTCACCGAACGGCTGCCGCACCAGACCGGCCGCAATCCCCACAATGTGAAGTACCTGTCGACCAAGAAAGGTAAGTTGGGGCATTTGTTCGAGGATGAGGACGAGCAGGAATAA